One stretch of Nocardia fluminea DNA includes these proteins:
- a CDS encoding acyl-CoA synthetase, with the protein MPVIPSTPAALFRTMADGLSAVGVLRRSGAIDLRDPVELLRTARDATVLGPVATAFAHAARHNGAATAIVDEQGPLTFAELDRRSNAVANGLAARGITSGTVLATLCRDHRGMVLSLLAAGKLGARIVLLNTGMAGPQLVSVAERENVGAILLDAEFLHRFGDLPNKLPFILTADDGWANHGQPTLDDVRAGRSTRPPASPEQPGGIVVLTSGTTGTPKGAPRGKVSPLQSAQFLDRIPLPKASATVLAAPAFHGTGLSQLILGWALGSTIILQQRKFDPRRTLADVEHHRAGTLVLVPTMLQRIVDLGESVLAEYDTSSLKVIFAAGSAISPDLSRRTALAFGEVLYNLYASTEVAVAAVATPADMRAAPGTVGRPPVGCRVAIYDEDRRRITEPGVVGTIFVASALSFGGYTDGTGKETVDGMQSSGDVGHFDAAGRLFIDGRDDDMIVSGGENVFPLEVENLLVERPDILEAAVVGVEDRDFGKRLRAFVVPAPGAPCDAQQIKDYVKATLARHKVPRDVVFVDELPRNATGKLLRRKLESAEPQ; encoded by the coding sequence ATGCCGGTGATCCCGAGCACGCCCGCGGCCCTGTTCAGAACGATGGCCGACGGCTTGTCCGCCGTCGGGGTTCTGCGCAGAAGCGGCGCGATCGACCTTCGAGACCCGGTGGAGCTGCTGCGTACCGCCAGGGATGCGACAGTGCTCGGTCCCGTCGCCACCGCGTTCGCGCACGCCGCTCGTCACAACGGCGCTGCCACGGCCATTGTCGACGAGCAAGGGCCGCTGACCTTCGCCGAGCTCGATCGCAGGTCGAACGCGGTGGCCAACGGCCTTGCCGCGCGGGGGATCACGAGCGGCACTGTGCTGGCCACGCTGTGCCGGGACCACCGGGGGATGGTGTTGTCGCTGCTCGCCGCGGGCAAGCTGGGCGCGCGAATCGTGTTGCTCAATACCGGGATGGCAGGCCCGCAGTTGGTCTCGGTGGCCGAACGGGAGAACGTGGGTGCGATCCTCCTCGACGCCGAGTTTCTCCACCGGTTCGGCGATCTGCCCAATAAGTTACCTTTCATTCTGACCGCTGACGATGGCTGGGCGAACCACGGGCAGCCCACGCTGGACGATGTCCGAGCGGGCCGATCCACGCGGCCGCCGGCGAGCCCCGAACAGCCCGGCGGGATCGTGGTACTCACCAGCGGCACGACCGGAACGCCGAAAGGTGCACCGCGAGGCAAAGTGTCGCCCTTGCAGTCGGCGCAGTTCCTCGACCGGATCCCCTTGCCGAAGGCGAGCGCGACTGTGCTCGCGGCGCCGGCGTTCCACGGCACCGGTCTGTCCCAGTTGATTCTCGGCTGGGCGCTGGGCAGCACGATCATCCTGCAGCAGCGCAAATTCGACCCGCGCCGCACGCTGGCCGATGTCGAACACCATCGCGCGGGCACGCTGGTGCTGGTGCCGACGATGTTGCAGCGCATCGTCGATCTGGGCGAGTCCGTGCTCGCCGAATACGACACCTCCTCGCTGAAGGTCATCTTCGCGGCCGGATCCGCGATTTCACCCGACTTGAGCAGGCGTACCGCGCTGGCGTTCGGTGAGGTGCTCTACAACCTGTATGCCTCGACAGAAGTCGCGGTGGCAGCGGTCGCCACGCCCGCCGATATGCGTGCGGCGCCGGGCACCGTCGGCCGGCCACCCGTGGGCTGCCGGGTCGCGATCTACGACGAAGACCGCCGCCGGATCACCGAACCGGGCGTGGTCGGCACCATCTTCGTCGCCAGCGCGCTGAGTTTCGGCGGTTACACCGACGGCACCGGCAAGGAGACTGTCGACGGAATGCAATCCAGCGGCGATGTCGGCCATTTCGACGCGGCGGGAAGACTGTTCATCGACGGCCGAGACGACGACATGATCGTCTCAGGCGGGGAGAACGTCTTCCCGCTCGAAGTCGAGAATCTGCTCGTGGAACGGCCGGACATCCTCGAGGCCGCGGTGGTGGGGGTCGAGGATCGTGACTTCGGAAAACGCCTGCGCGCGTTCGTCGTGCCCGCGCCCGGTGCGCCGTGCGACGCGCAGCAGATAAAGGACTACGTCAAAGCGACTTTGGCGCGACACAAAGTCCCGCGGGATGTGGTCTTCGTAGACGAATTGCCGCGCAACGCCACCGGTAAGCTGCTGCGTCGCAAGCTCGAGAGCGCCGAGCCGCAGTGA
- a CDS encoding oxygenase MpaB family protein, producing the protein MTRSARAGRPQDVSDDTARRHRYLNGVGALLGGPANVIMQLSLPPVGRGVVESVVASGSYATRPAKRGRTTLTYLAVAMIGTDEDQAAYRAAVGTAHRQVRSGPHSPVRYNAFDPQLQLWVAACLYRGVLDTVNLLFGGMNEQDADDMYRDAARFGTTLQMPAELWPADRAAFDQYWDSMLGKLSFDDEVRTYLLNYVVELAAWRRGVQVAFGRANRFFTTGFLPQQFRDELGLPWSPRRQRVFEIVMRTLGRVLEVLPDAWRAQPFERYLDDMRERRAQGKNLI; encoded by the coding sequence ATGACCCGTTCAGCGAGGGCTGGTCGGCCGCAGGATGTCTCGGACGACACAGCACGCCGGCACCGCTACCTCAACGGCGTCGGCGCGTTGCTGGGCGGCCCGGCGAACGTGATCATGCAGCTGAGCCTGCCGCCGGTGGGGCGCGGAGTGGTGGAGAGCGTCGTCGCGTCGGGCAGCTACGCCACGCGGCCGGCCAAGCGCGGTCGAACCACGCTCACCTACCTCGCCGTGGCGATGATCGGCACCGACGAAGATCAGGCGGCCTACCGTGCCGCGGTCGGCACCGCGCACCGGCAGGTGCGCTCGGGACCGCACAGCCCGGTTCGCTACAACGCTTTCGACCCTCAGCTGCAACTGTGGGTCGCCGCCTGCCTGTACCGAGGCGTCCTGGATACGGTGAACCTGCTCTTCGGCGGGATGAACGAGCAGGATGCCGACGACATGTATCGCGATGCCGCCAGATTCGGGACAACCCTGCAGATGCCGGCCGAACTGTGGCCGGCCGATCGCGCGGCCTTCGATCAATACTGGGACTCGATGCTCGGCAAGCTGTCCTTCGACGACGAAGTCCGCACCTATCTGCTCAACTACGTTGTCGAGTTGGCGGCCTGGCGTCGAGGCGTCCAGGTGGCATTCGGGCGGGCGAATCGCTTCTTCACCACCGGGTTTCTGCCACAGCAGTTCCGCGACGAGTTGGGTCTGCCGTGGAGCCCGCGCAGGCAGCGAGTGTTCGAAATCGTGATGCGCACGCTCGGCCGGGTGCTCGAAGTGCTGCCGGACGCTTGGCGCGCCCAGCCTTTCGAGCGCTACCTCGACGACATGCGTGAACGGCGAGCTCAGGGCAAGAATCTCATCTGA
- a CDS encoding WhiB family transcriptional regulator, producing the protein MPTDTRRPDRSARVVLPEPTAAAWDWQSTARCRQMEQELFFPISGKHSGSVRTQVLHAKRICSACPVLAPCRSYAIEAGEAHGIWGGMTALERARHRRRSSLRPADT; encoded by the coding sequence ATGCCTACTGATACTCGACGGCCTGATCGCAGCGCGCGTGTCGTTCTCCCTGAACCAACAGCCGCGGCATGGGACTGGCAGTCGACTGCACGGTGTCGACAGATGGAGCAGGAGCTGTTCTTTCCGATCTCCGGGAAACACTCCGGATCGGTCCGCACCCAGGTTCTGCACGCCAAGAGGATCTGCAGTGCGTGTCCGGTGCTCGCTCCTTGCCGCTCCTACGCGATCGAAGCCGGTGAGGCACATGGAATCTGGGGCGGAATGACAGCACTGGAACGCGCCAGGCACCGGCGTAGATCCTCGTTGCGGCCCGCAGACACCTAG
- a CDS encoding TetR/AcrR family transcriptional regulator, with protein MTAMRGGVGNAHIFTRADRGTDRARRREVVIRAARDAFVDHGFHGASMEEISVRAQVSKPVLYNHFTGKVDLYSTVLQRYLDHMVGRIGDALRTTTGYENKARRMVSAYFDFVDEDDGAGYTLVFDTPVPSEPSVEGRVRIAMAECAALVAAELDAVGMDPYRARACAFGLVGASHLAARYWFDAGRPIPKIDAVDTTVALFWTGLSGIG; from the coding sequence ATGACCGCGATGCGCGGCGGAGTGGGCAACGCGCACATCTTCACCCGCGCGGATCGCGGCACAGACCGTGCCCGTCGCCGGGAGGTCGTCATCCGCGCCGCGCGCGACGCCTTCGTCGATCACGGTTTCCATGGCGCCAGCATGGAGGAGATCAGCGTCAGGGCCCAGGTGAGCAAACCGGTGCTCTACAACCACTTCACGGGCAAGGTGGACCTGTATTCCACGGTGCTGCAACGCTATCTGGACCACATGGTCGGCCGGATCGGTGACGCACTGCGAACCACCACCGGGTACGAGAACAAGGCGCGGCGCATGGTGTCGGCCTATTTCGACTTCGTCGACGAAGACGACGGCGCGGGATACACGCTCGTCTTCGACACCCCGGTGCCGAGTGAACCGAGCGTCGAGGGCCGGGTACGTATCGCGATGGCCGAATGCGCGGCACTGGTCGCCGCCGAACTCGACGCGGTGGGGATGGATCCCTACCGCGCCCGGGCGTGTGCGTTCGGTCTCGTCGGTGCCAGTCATCTGGCGGCCCGCTACTGGTTCGATGCGGGTCGCCCGATTCCCAAGATCGACGCGGTCGACACCACCGTCGCCTTGTTCTGGACAGGACTGTCCGGCATCGGCTAG
- a CDS encoding SDR family NAD(P)-dependent oxidoreductase — protein MTYRRCALITGGSRGIGAEVARRLAELGYGLTLAARDKAVLDSAAAELREDYGADVVTVIANMNEPDQLRQLADTHAERFGRLDVLVHCAGTGTAGPVATMSTSSYHRMFDINVRGPLTLVQHCLPLLRETAKDNPGAGAKIIALASITGVAGEPGLAAYGASKAALVSLCETISLEESANGVSATAISPGYVDTDMTAWKREELDRAAMLTTGDIAELVLAITRLSANAVVPNIVVSRSGSQLWRA, from the coding sequence ATGACATATCGGCGTTGTGCCCTGATCACCGGCGGTTCGCGAGGGATCGGGGCGGAGGTCGCCCGGCGCCTGGCCGAACTCGGCTACGGCCTCACTCTCGCTGCCCGCGACAAGGCCGTCCTGGACAGCGCTGCCGCGGAGCTGCGCGAGGACTACGGCGCCGACGTGGTGACAGTGATCGCCAACATGAACGAACCGGACCAATTGCGGCAGCTCGCCGACACCCACGCCGAACGCTTCGGTCGCCTCGACGTACTGGTGCACTGCGCCGGCACCGGCACCGCCGGTCCCGTAGCGACGATGAGCACCTCCAGCTATCACCGGATGTTCGACATCAATGTCCGCGGCCCCCTGACCCTGGTACAGCACTGTCTGCCGTTGCTCCGCGAGACCGCGAAGGACAATCCGGGAGCAGGCGCGAAAATCATTGCGCTGGCATCGATCACGGGTGTGGCGGGCGAGCCGGGGCTGGCCGCTTATGGGGCGTCGAAGGCCGCTTTGGTGTCGCTCTGTGAAACCATTTCGCTGGAGGAGTCCGCGAACGGTGTCAGTGCGACCGCCATCTCGCCCGGCTATGTCGATACCGATATGACGGCGTGGAAGCGCGAGGAACTCGACCGCGCGGCGATGCTCACCACCGGCGACATCGCCGAGCTGGTGTTGGCCATCACCCGCCTCTCCGCGAACGCCGTCGTCCCCAATATCGTCGTCTCGCGGTCGGGAAGCCAGCTGTGGCGGGCATGA
- a CDS encoding oxygenase MpaB family protein gives MDRLNRRNALKAGGMLGVVGTIGLGTTARADPWTWSPEGSVAGSGSGVDPMTVWDPEADELVAGLIDRGEVPKVNELLRTWTRNGEALPAGLPPELRDFMEYARRLPQWTDLGKLDTAIAFNKKRGLYLGVLYGFASGMMSTVIPKEARSVYYSKGGHDLKDRITKTAKLGYDIGSSNAYAADGEMIVTCVKTRLVHAAVRHLLPQSPHWVHSAEEDIPISQNDIMVTWHSLPTTVMKHLNSWRVPIPAHESEAFLHSWQVAGHLLGVRDEYIPKSWPDANAQAAQILDPIIAPTPEGTKLADRLLSLGANIDLSILSKPILGAFTRFLLGDKIADGLSIPREPVWDPLLQVAWGPFIAVREGLLGAVPPLEDPYWLLDEFLRKAALIYLAELRLPISIELPTMNRDMSQPPR, from the coding sequence ATGGATAGGCTCAATAGGCGTAATGCGCTGAAGGCCGGCGGAATGCTCGGCGTTGTCGGCACCATCGGATTGGGGACCACCGCACGGGCAGATCCGTGGACGTGGTCGCCGGAAGGATCGGTAGCCGGATCCGGCTCCGGTGTCGACCCGATGACGGTATGGGATCCCGAAGCCGACGAACTCGTCGCCGGACTCATCGATCGCGGCGAGGTCCCCAAAGTCAACGAGTTGCTGCGGACGTGGACCCGGAACGGTGAGGCACTGCCCGCCGGTTTGCCCCCGGAATTGCGCGACTTCATGGAGTACGCCCGTCGGCTGCCGCAGTGGACCGACCTGGGCAAGCTGGACACCGCGATCGCGTTCAACAAGAAGCGCGGTCTGTATCTCGGTGTCCTCTACGGGTTCGCCAGCGGGATGATGAGCACCGTCATTCCGAAAGAGGCGCGGTCGGTCTATTACTCCAAGGGCGGCCACGATCTCAAGGACCGCATTACCAAGACCGCGAAACTCGGCTATGACATCGGTAGCTCGAACGCCTATGCCGCCGACGGGGAAATGATCGTCACCTGCGTCAAGACCCGGCTGGTACACGCGGCGGTGCGCCACCTGCTGCCACAGTCCCCGCACTGGGTGCACTCCGCGGAGGAGGACATCCCGATCAGCCAGAACGACATCATGGTCACCTGGCACAGCCTGCCCACGACCGTGATGAAGCACCTCAACTCCTGGAGAGTGCCGATACCGGCCCACGAATCGGAGGCCTTCCTGCACTCGTGGCAGGTCGCCGGGCACCTGCTGGGCGTTCGCGACGAATACATCCCCAAGTCATGGCCCGACGCCAACGCCCAAGCGGCGCAGATTCTCGATCCCATCATCGCGCCCACGCCGGAGGGCACCAAGCTGGCCGATCGGCTCCTCAGCCTGGGCGCCAACATCGACCTGTCGATTCTGAGCAAGCCGATACTCGGGGCGTTCACTCGTTTCCTGCTCGGCGACAAGATCGCCGACGGGCTCTCGATTCCGCGCGAGCCGGTCTGGGATCCGCTGCTCCAGGTCGCCTGGGGTCCGTTCATCGCCGTGCGCGAGGGCCTGCTCGGTGCGGTCCCGCCGCTCGAGGATCCCTACTGGCTCCTCGACGAATTCCTGCGCAAGGCCGCCCTGATCTACCTGGCCGAACTGCGCCTGCCGATCAGCATCGAACTCCCGACCATGAACCGCGACATGAGCCAGCCACCGCGCTGA
- a CDS encoding class I SAM-dependent methyltransferase codes for MITVVGAPDASPVRRTPFSPNRSPIVARVSVGHRSAASRRDFADVVAPQCSRTTLAAMPSIEELRGPRVTSSEFAYTGCDNLEAMTEAVNYNRFLIDCVEKHVTSPELRILDFGAGRGTYADMLAERNIIPDCLEPDAELQKLLLSKGYKVVDCEAEPSESEMYSLIYSFNVFEHIKNDQEASEHLTSLLRPGGTMVIYVPALEMLFTSMDTKVGHYRRYRRTQLNRILRNAGLEIVESRYCDPIGFFATLAYKYAGSDDGTINTRALKLYDRVVFPLSKLLQSVTGKLFGKNVLVVATKP; via the coding sequence ATGATCACAGTGGTCGGCGCGCCGGACGCGAGCCCGGTGCGCCGAACCCCGTTCTCCCCCAATCGATCACCGATCGTCGCCCGCGTCTCGGTCGGCCACCGATCGGCCGCGTCGCGACGCGATTTCGCCGATGTCGTAGCACCGCAATGTAGCCGGACTACGCTGGCCGCGATGCCGTCCATCGAGGAATTGAGGGGACCCCGCGTGACCAGCAGCGAATTCGCGTATACCGGGTGTGACAACCTGGAGGCGATGACCGAAGCGGTCAACTACAACAGATTCTTGATCGACTGCGTAGAAAAACACGTCACGTCACCGGAACTTCGCATATTGGACTTCGGCGCAGGCCGGGGCACCTACGCCGATATGCTCGCCGAGCGCAACATAATCCCGGATTGCCTCGAACCCGACGCCGAGTTGCAGAAATTGCTGCTGTCGAAAGGCTATAAGGTCGTCGATTGCGAGGCCGAGCCGTCCGAATCCGAAATGTACAGTCTCATCTACTCTTTCAACGTTTTCGAGCACATCAAGAACGACCAGGAAGCGTCCGAACATCTGACCTCGCTGTTGCGGCCCGGCGGGACGATGGTGATCTACGTGCCCGCCCTCGAGATGCTGTTCACCTCGATGGACACCAAAGTCGGGCACTACCGGCGGTATCGCCGAACTCAACTCAACCGCATCCTCCGTAACGCGGGTCTCGAGATCGTGGAGTCACGCTACTGCGACCCGATCGGCTTCTTCGCCACCTTGGCCTACAAGTACGCCGGTAGCGACGACGGCACGATCAACACCCGAGCGCTGAAGCTCTACGACCGCGTGGTGTTTCCGCTCAGCAAGCTCCTGCAGTCCGTGACCGGCAAGCTGTTCGGCAAGAACGTGCTGGTCGTCGCCACGAAGCCCTGA
- a CDS encoding alpha/beta hydrolase has protein sequence MRRTRRSIGTAAVRAALVSALASAGLALPASVAVAQPATAGVVSSVDIDDRRQLVTVFSPAMDKPIPVQVIRAADTGNPRPTMYLLNGSQGGPNQSGWDAQTDAVSFLRDKDVNVVTPIGGASSYYTDWVRDDAVLGRNKWQTFLNDELPSVIEEFLRADGNRTMVGVSMSGTSVLNLAIAKPGFWNSVASYSGCAQTSDPIGQEFVRITVENWGGGQSIENMWGPRNGPLWRANDPLVNAEGLRGTEVYLSTGTGIPGAPHDTPADARVQDGRIPLPIQIAFGGPIEAAVHFCTINLANRLRELNIPVTLDERPVGTHSWGYWEDDLRSSWPFLARSVGSRTN, from the coding sequence GTGAGAAGAACACGTCGATCGATCGGTACGGCAGCGGTTCGCGCTGCACTGGTGAGCGCGCTGGCCTCGGCCGGGCTGGCGCTGCCCGCGAGTGTCGCTGTCGCCCAGCCCGCGACGGCGGGGGTGGTCTCGTCCGTCGATATCGACGACAGACGCCAACTGGTGACCGTCTTCTCGCCCGCGATGGACAAGCCGATCCCGGTGCAGGTGATCCGGGCGGCGGATACCGGAAACCCGCGACCGACGATGTATCTGCTCAACGGTTCCCAGGGCGGCCCCAATCAGAGCGGCTGGGACGCGCAGACCGACGCGGTGAGTTTCCTGCGCGACAAGGACGTCAATGTCGTGACCCCGATCGGCGGCGCCAGCTCCTACTACACCGACTGGGTGCGCGACGACGCGGTGCTCGGCCGCAACAAATGGCAGACCTTCCTCAACGACGAATTGCCCTCGGTGATCGAGGAATTCCTGCGGGCCGACGGCAACCGCACCATGGTCGGTGTGTCGATGAGCGGCACCTCGGTGCTGAACCTGGCGATCGCCAAGCCCGGCTTCTGGAACAGCGTGGCCTCCTACAGCGGTTGCGCGCAGACCTCGGACCCCATCGGCCAGGAATTCGTCCGGATCACGGTCGAGAACTGGGGTGGCGGCCAGAGCATCGAGAACATGTGGGGCCCCCGTAACGGCCCCCTGTGGCGAGCCAACGATCCGCTCGTCAACGCGGAAGGGCTGCGCGGCACCGAGGTCTATCTGAGCACCGGTACCGGAATCCCCGGCGCACCCCACGACACCCCGGCTGACGCGCGTGTCCAGGACGGCAGGATCCCGCTCCCGATTCAGATCGCCTTCGGCGGCCCCATCGAAGCGGCCGTGCACTTCTGCACCATCAACCTCGCGAACCGGCTGCGCGAGTTGAACATTCCGGTCACGCTGGACGAACGCCCGGTGGGCACACACTCCTGGGGATACTGGGAGGACGACCTGCGTTCGTCGTGGCCTTTCCTGGCGCGATCGGTGGGCAGCCGGACGAACTGA
- a CDS encoding alpha/beta fold hydrolase, producing the protein MGIVADLPRAVRNVWSVSFGGGLESYRPAPSTTVYDGAHRHLKRYDRTTAAKGNPVLLVPPLAVTTACFDLRPGQSLVRYLLDQGRQPYVIDYGEFGYADRDLGLEDWTDDILPEAIARVSEEHDGRGVDIIGWSLGGVLALLTAASHADLPIASITCLAAPIDQARTAFLIPLRLVAKVTGGREMAMATKVMGGIPQEFVRLGFRIQAFDRELAKPMFLARNAFDTEALARMEATDRFMATMPGYPGRSYWQIYRSLVLRNELAGGSIRLRSDLVIELSKVTCRVLLAGSPSDVVVPAASVRRGLDVLPNAAEVEFVQVSGGHLGLVSAADTTWPAIEEFLSR; encoded by the coding sequence ATGGGGATCGTTGCCGATCTGCCGCGCGCGGTGCGCAATGTGTGGTCGGTGTCGTTCGGCGGCGGACTCGAGTCCTACCGCCCCGCACCGTCGACGACGGTGTACGACGGCGCGCACCGGCACCTGAAGCGCTACGACCGCACCACGGCGGCTAAGGGCAATCCGGTGCTGCTGGTGCCGCCGCTCGCGGTGACCACCGCCTGCTTCGACCTGCGGCCCGGGCAGAGCCTGGTGCGCTACCTGCTGGACCAGGGCAGGCAGCCCTACGTCATCGACTACGGCGAATTCGGTTACGCCGACCGTGATCTCGGCCTCGAGGACTGGACCGACGACATCCTGCCCGAGGCGATCGCGCGGGTCAGCGAGGAACACGACGGCCGTGGCGTCGACATCATCGGCTGGTCGCTGGGCGGTGTGCTCGCGCTGCTCACGGCGGCGTCGCACGCCGACCTGCCGATCGCCTCCATCACCTGCCTGGCCGCACCGATCGACCAGGCCCGCACCGCGTTCCTGATCCCGCTACGCCTGGTCGCCAAGGTCACCGGTGGCCGCGAGATGGCAATGGCCACCAAGGTGATGGGCGGCATTCCACAGGAATTCGTGCGGTTGGGTTTCCGGATCCAGGCCTTCGATCGCGAGCTGGCCAAGCCGATGTTCCTGGCCCGCAACGCCTTCGACACCGAAGCGCTGGCGCGGATGGAGGCCACCGATCGATTCATGGCCACCATGCCCGGTTACCCGGGCCGCTCGTACTGGCAGATCTACCGCAGCCTGGTGCTGCGCAACGAGCTCGCCGGCGGGTCGATCCGATTGCGGTCGGACCTGGTGATCGAATTGTCGAAGGTCACCTGCCGGGTCTTGCTGGCAGGCAGCCCCAGCGATGTGGTGGTGCCCGCCGCCTCGGTGCGCCGCGGCCTCGATGTCCTGCCGAATGCCGCCGAGGTGGAGTTCGTGCAGGTGAGCGGCGGACACCTCGGCCTGGTTTCCGCCGCCGACACCACCTGGCCCGCGATCGAGGAGTTCCTCAGCCGCTGA
- a CDS encoding lipase family protein: protein MRPESWPAPTRVVLPDEDPFFVPRPGFESLAEGTILRSRPVELAAFGVIGMQVRAWQLLYRTTDLNGVPEASVTTVVTPIGGVAPGAPLLSFQCAIDAIAPRAFPSYALRRGSRALGTFVHVELLCFADALARGWAISIPDHEGMLGAWGAPREPGYRALDGIRAALAFAPGGLDPSAQVGLWGYSGGGLATAWAAEMAPTYAPELDIAGAVLGSPVGDLVSTFHRLNGGLHAGLPTLVVAALRRVYPAFEELVVTHFSDEGRAVLDKAAQSTTAAAVLRLARYNVDMHSGTPIAELLAMEAMLALFADLTLGDRAPQVPLLVVQAVRDQIIAVADIDALVQRYREQGAHVTYLRDRRSEHLSLLPLSTPLSLNWLDDRFAGVAVTPSRTRTVRSVLALPAGRRGFGAFARVVLRVLFGRPITASTAGHGRKRTANKARHAA, encoded by the coding sequence ATGAGGCCCGAAAGCTGGCCCGCGCCCACGCGAGTAGTGCTCCCCGACGAGGACCCGTTCTTCGTGCCACGGCCCGGGTTCGAGAGCCTCGCCGAGGGCACGATCCTGCGTTCGCGGCCGGTCGAACTGGCCGCGTTCGGTGTGATCGGCATGCAGGTGCGGGCCTGGCAGCTGCTGTATCGCACCACCGATCTCAATGGCGTGCCCGAGGCGTCGGTGACCACGGTGGTGACGCCGATCGGCGGCGTCGCGCCCGGCGCCCCGCTGCTGTCGTTCCAGTGTGCGATCGACGCCATCGCGCCGCGGGCGTTCCCGTCCTATGCCTTGCGGCGTGGCTCGCGCGCCCTCGGCACCTTCGTGCACGTCGAACTGCTGTGCTTCGCCGACGCGCTGGCCAGGGGATGGGCGATCTCGATCCCGGATCACGAAGGCATGCTCGGCGCGTGGGGCGCACCCCGGGAACCGGGTTACCGCGCACTCGACGGCATCCGCGCCGCACTGGCGTTCGCGCCCGGCGGGCTCGACCCGTCGGCGCAGGTCGGGCTGTGGGGGTACTCGGGCGGCGGGCTGGCCACGGCATGGGCAGCGGAGATGGCGCCGACCTACGCGCCGGAGCTCGACATCGCCGGTGCCGTGCTCGGCTCCCCGGTGGGTGATCTGGTGTCGACCTTCCATCGACTCAACGGCGGCCTGCACGCGGGTTTGCCGACGCTCGTGGTCGCCGCGCTGCGCCGGGTGTATCCGGCGTTCGAAGAACTCGTCGTCACCCATTTCAGCGACGAGGGTCGCGCGGTGCTCGACAAGGCTGCCCAGTCCACGACCGCCGCCGCGGTCCTGCGGCTGGCCCGCTACAACGTCGACATGCACAGCGGCACCCCGATCGCCGAGCTGCTCGCCATGGAGGCGATGCTGGCTCTCTTCGCCGATCTCACGCTGGGGGACCGGGCGCCGCAGGTGCCGCTGCTGGTGGTGCAAGCCGTACGCGACCAGATCATCGCCGTGGCCGATATCGACGCGCTCGTGCAGCGCTACCGCGAGCAGGGCGCGCACGTGACCTATCTGCGCGACCGCAGGAGCGAGCACCTCTCGCTGCTGCCGCTGTCGACGCCGCTGAGCCTGAACTGGCTCGACGACCGATTCGCGGGTGTGGCGGTGACGCCGTCGCGCACGCGGACGGTGCGCAGCGTGCTCGCGCTGCCCGCGGGTCGTCGCGGGTTCGGCGCTTTCGCGCGGGTCGTGCTCCGGGTCCTCTTCGGGCGACCCATCACGGCCTCGACGGCCGGTCACGGCAGGAAACGTACGGCGAACAAGGCTCGTCACGCGGCCTGA
- a CDS encoding AurF N-oxygenase family protein, with protein MTLSSYHEVLQSLSEGSVTKHFDPYVDIDWDSPEFAVHSDDPRWIMPDEDPLGRHPWYKAQPVERQIAMGMWRQAGIAKVGIDFEQLLIRGLMQYLIAVPNGDPEFRYVTHEAAEECNHTMMFQEMINRIGYRDVIGMGSIDRKLTLIIWPAVKYFPELFFTLILGGEEPIDHLQKSLLRGGVDLHPMVNRVMQIHVAEEARHISFAHEYLHRNVPSMNPISKSVLSVVFPIAMRVMLSMIATPPKQFVDKFAIPADVMREAYWASPESQVVKRDVFTDVRALVTDIGLMNPVAARVWQLLGIDGPVSRYRSEPARRTA; from the coding sequence ATGACGCTGTCCAGCTACCACGAGGTCCTGCAGAGCCTGTCCGAAGGCTCGGTGACCAAACACTTCGATCCCTATGTCGACATCGACTGGGACTCGCCCGAGTTCGCCGTGCACTCCGACGACCCGCGCTGGATCATGCCCGACGAGGACCCGCTGGGCCGCCATCCCTGGTACAAAGCGCAGCCGGTCGAACGGCAGATCGCGATGGGGATGTGGCGCCAGGCCGGCATCGCGAAGGTCGGCATCGACTTCGAGCAACTGCTGATCCGCGGCCTGATGCAGTACCTGATCGCGGTGCCCAACGGTGATCCCGAGTTCCGCTACGTCACGCACGAGGCTGCCGAAGAGTGCAACCACACGATGATGTTCCAGGAGATGATCAACCGCATCGGCTATCGCGATGTGATCGGCATGGGCAGCATCGATCGCAAGCTGACGTTGATCATCTGGCCCGCGGTGAAGTACTTCCCCGAACTGTTCTTCACGCTGATTCTCGGTGGCGAGGAGCCGATCGATCACCTGCAGAAGTCGCTGCTGCGCGGCGGGGTCGATCTGCACCCGATGGTGAATCGGGTGATGCAGATCCATGTCGCCGAGGAAGCCCGCCACATCTCCTTCGCTCACGAATACCTGCACCGCAATGTGCCGTCGATGAACCCGATCTCGAAGTCGGTGCTGTCGGTCGTGTTCCCGATCGCGATGCGCGTGATGCTGTCGATGATCGCGACACCGCCCAAGCAGTTCGTCGACAAGTTCGCCATCCCGGCCGACGTGATGCGGGAGGCGTACTGGGCGAGTCCGGAATCGCAGGTCGTCAAGCGTGACGTGTTCACCGATGTCCGCGCGCTGGTGACCGACATCGGCCTGATGAATCCCGTCGCCGCACGCGTTTGGCAGTTGCTCGGCATCGACGGACCGGTTTCGCGCTACCGCAGCGAGCCCGCGCGCAGGACCGCATGA